The sequence TCTCCGTCTGTGACTTCTTCTCCGAGATGTTGAGGGGAGGGAGGATGAGGGTTAAAGGTTAAGGAGTCGGGTAACTCATCCACAAACAAGGGTTGAGGGAGGTAAGGATAATGTTGATGGTTTTCGAGGAAGCGTTTGTAGTTTAAGGGGAGAGAGTTTTCCTCTGGAGATAAATCTTTGATCGATTTTTCAAATAAATATGCGTCTTGGCAGCAGTTGGGATAAGATTCTAAGTTAAATAGGCGTGTCATAATTCAGTTATCAGTTATCAATGAATAAGAATAATGTTGGGTTTCATTTCTTTCTACCCAACCTACTACTTTCTACGAAGTTGCTGACGGATAGAATTAATTTCAGCGAGAGAGGTTGTCTTATACATGAGATCAACAAAAGCGTTACTCTCACTAGAGAAGGTAAAGTTTACTCCACCGAGATAAGCGACACGGTTTCCGAGAATAGTTACTTTTGCGTGTAAATGGGGGATGGTGTGTTGGGGGAAATTTCTGATTCTGTCTCTCCAGACTTCATTGACAAAAATGTTGGGTTGAGAATAACGAAGTAATCCCGCGAGTTGGGGAGAGGGAGAAAACCGACGAGTGTAGATGGTGATAGAATCATTTTGTTTCTGGAGTTGACGCATTAAGTCTTCTTCATATTGTTGTGGGGTGAGAAAATGATCTGATGTTATTTTTGTTGTCTGGGAGGAGAGGGAATGGAGATAAAACCCGTCTCCTTGTTTCAAGGGAATGACTTGATCTTTACTCCGAGTTTCCCAAAATTGCTGAAACAGATCGATTAAGTTTTGATGTAATGGAGGATGACAGGTAAAGATACCCGCTTCTAAGTTAAAGTCGAGACTCCCTCCTGTGAGATTACATGATCCGAGATATGCTTCTTTTTCGGAGATGTATGTTTTCAGGTGAAACTTTCCACTTCGGATGGAGACATTATGATTGAGAAGTTGACGGAGACAAGTTTTTTTGCGACGGTTACTCTCTTCATAAGATGAGGAGTCGGTTTCGGTTTGGGTGTCTATGGAGTCGATGACTTCTTCTCTCAAGTCAGTGAGTATCCAGACTCCCTGAGGAAGTTGTGTCGCTTTCTCACAAATCAAGTTAGTAATGGTTTCGTCTTCGATGATGTAACTGGAGATGAGGAGAAATTGATCTGCGTTGGAGATTAGTTTTTCAATTTCCTGACGATGTTTCCGTCTTCCGATGAGAAAGTCGGTTTGTCTGACATCTTCTCTGGGTTGAGGGGAGAGAGTCTGGGGAATATTGCGAGAGGAAGGAGGAAGATATTGTAAGACTAATTCTCGGATGGGTGTTGCGACGGAATAGATATCTTGTTGGTTTTGGATGATCTTGATAGATGCTTTTACTAGAGAAGAGACTTCCTCAAGGTTTAACCAGAGTTGGAGATGATGGGTTTCTAAACAAGGTTTTCCCGTCTGGAGTGACATATATATAGATGCGAGTTGTTGAGAGGGAGATAATTTTTCCCATTGCGCGATCGCGCTTCTTCTCAAATATTGGATAATCTTAGGAGGAAGATCAGCCGTTTTGTTATCCTCTAGCGTTATCTGATAATATCCTTCTTGTGTTGTCTGTTGGGGTTTCCAACTGGGAAGCTGCGGATCATCTGGAGATAAATCTAGGATGTCATTGGTTTCCTGAATTTGAAATTGATAGCGATACCAACAGGGAGAAGATAAGGGATAGGAAGAAGGAGGAAGATTAAACAGAGATGTTTCTAAAGCAAACAATTCTCTAACAGTGGTTTGGGGAAGGAAGTCTAAACCGAAATGGTTATAGACTTGTTGGAGGTGACGACAGTGATGTTTAACTGCGATGGTTTTAATGGTTTGAGATAATTCTTCTAGAGATATGGTTTCAGGATGGGTGTCTGGTTGGGGGAGACGAGAGAAGTTACCGTGAAGTTTGGATTTGATTTTCATTGTTTCACCTTCTTTGTCGGAAATAGATATATATCCCCCTAACCCCCTTCGTAAGGGGGGAATGATGGGTTGATGTGTGGTGTTAATTGTTGAAGATGGGATGAGTAATGGAAATCTTTGATTTTCATTGTTTCACCTTCCTTGTCGTTTCTAGGTTGGGATGAGAGAGAAGTGTGTTTGTCTTCTTCTATCTTTCTTTACCAGGTGATGAGAGGAAGATTAAACTCAGATGTTTCTAAAGCAAACAATTCTTTGACAGTGGTTTGGGGAAGGAAGTCTAAACCGAAATCAGTATAGACTTGTTGGAGGTGACGACAGTGATGTTTAACCGCGATGGTTTTAATAGCTTGAGATACGTCTTCGAGAGATATGGTTTCAGGATGGGTGTCTGGTTGGGGGAGACGGTAGAAGTTACCGTGAAGTTTAGATTTGATTTTCATAGTGTGTTACCTTCTTTGTCGGAAATAGATATATATCCCCCTAACCCCCTTCGTAAGGGGGGAATGATGGGTTGATGTGTGGTGTTAATTGTTGAAGATGGGATGAGTAATGGAAATCTTTGATTTTCATAGGGTTACTTTCCTTATCGTTTCTAAGTTGGGATGAGAGAGAAGTGTGTTTGTCTTCTTCTATCTTTATTTACCAGGTGATGAGAGGAAGATTAAACTCAGATGTTTCTAAAGCAAACAATTCTTTGACAGTGGTTTGGGGAAGGAAGTCTAAACCGAAATGGTTATAGACTTGTTGGAGGTGACGACAGTGATGTTTAACTGCGATGGTTTTAATGGTTTGAGATAATTCTTCGAGAGATATGGTTTCAGGATAGGTGTCTGGTTGGGGGAGACGAGAGAAGTTACCGTGAAGTTTGGATTTGATTTTCATTGTTTCACCTTCTTTGTCGGAAATAGATATATATCCCCCTAACCCCCTTCGTAAGGCAGGGCTGTTTCATTCTATCAAAATGGGGAGTAGCCAAAGCCTCTGTCCAAGCCATCTTCGCCCTTCGGTAATTGATAAAAAGCCTAATAATCTAAAAAGATTGAGACAAATGGTCTTTAAAACTGAAAAGTTGACTGCTGACTGAAGATGGTGTATTGGGGAAGTATCTTCAGCAAAAATAACATCTTTGACCCAATGTAGTTGGTTTTCAATTCCCCAATGTCCCTGAATTTTTTCACTAAATTTTTTAGCTGTTTGATCACAACTACTTAAATAATAACGATTTGATGATAAGGCTTGTCTTTTCGATAACCTTTCCTTTCTACTTTAATAAAATACTGACTTCCTTGCCAAATCTTAGGAACTTTTTCTGGAAACTTCAAAAACAGAGACTTGGCGAGTAATTTGTCGTCCATGACTCGTGTCGGTGCAGATATTCTCTTGAAAAGGAATCTGATTGTGAGCAATTTCTTCTAAACTGTTGTACAACTTAGGTTGATTTTTCTTAACCGCAATTACATAATCATTATGAGAGCGATTAATCGTTCTAATTGTTTCTTTTTGACAGTGGACAGCATCTAGAGTCAAAATCTTATTGAATAAAGGTGTATTATCCACCATTTCTCGAACACAGTGAATTTCTGAAGTCTTTTTATTCTCCAATTTTTCCAAGGCTAAAACCAATCCATTTTCTTGAGAAAACCAAGAGACAATTGAAGCAAAATTCTGTTTATTTCCGTAGGTATCAGTTAAAGTTGATTTAATACTTTTGCCATCGATCGCGATCCAATCTGGAATTTCTTCTTTTGAAGATAATTGAGTTGCCCATTGATTAAAAATTGGAATTAAATTATCATTTTCTATTCCCATCATGATTCTTCTAATGGTGGAGTAGGATGGAACTTTAAGGTGAGTATTTTTGGCAAGGCGAAGAAGATAGTCATGATGATTCTTAGCAAAAGCAGATAGGTCTCTATAACTTAAACAACCTACCATTAGCCCTAAAATAACAATTAGGAGTATCCACCATAGGGGATATCTTTTTCCACTGGAATCCCGCCAGTCCT comes from Halothece sp. PCC 7418 and encodes:
- a CDS encoding phospholipase D-like domain-containing protein, with translation MKIKSKLHGNFSRLPQPDTHPETISLEELSQTIKTIAVKHHCRHLQQVYNHFGLDFLPQTTVRELFALETSLFNLPPSSYPLSSPCWYRYQFQIQETNDILDLSPDDPQLPSWKPQQTTQEGYYQITLEDNKTADLPPKIIQYLRRSAIAQWEKLSPSQQLASIYMSLQTGKPCLETHHLQLWLNLEEVSSLVKASIKIIQNQQDIYSVATPIRELVLQYLPPSSRNIPQTLSPQPREDVRQTDFLIGRRKHRQEIEKLISNADQFLLISSYIIEDETITNLICEKATQLPQGVWILTDLREEVIDSIDTQTETDSSSYEESNRRKKTCLRQLLNHNVSIRSGKFHLKTYISEKEAYLGSCNLTGGSLDFNLEAGIFTCHPPLHQNLIDLFQQFWETRSKDQVIPLKQGDGFYLHSLSSQTTKITSDHFLTPQQYEEDLMRQLQKQNDSITIYTRRFSPSPQLAGLLRYSQPNIFVNEVWRDRIRNFPQHTIPHLHAKVTILGNRVAYLGGVNFTFSSESNAFVDLMYKTTSLAEINSIRQQLRRK